DNA sequence from the Sulfurimonas sp. HSL3-7 genome:
ATGACGGTCCGGCACCGTCATTTCCTCTGGACATCGGAAAACCGCGCTGGATCTGGTGGGCATTTGACCTCTACATGCTTAAACCGATGTATTGGTACCTGATGATGCGGGGATTGATGTAAAAACCTGCTAAGTGCTAAGTGCTAAGTGCTAAGTGCTAAGTGCTAAGTGCTAAGTGCTAAGTGCTAAGAAAGATGACGTTGTTCATCTAAAAGCAATCTAAACTTGCAAATAAATTTTTGGATGTCAAAAAAGACACCGAAGCTCTCATACTTGAAAAATCAAAAAATTTATATAAAGTTTCAGATTTCGAGGAAACATCGCTACGCGAGCGGTACCCTTGTTTTGGTGTGAGTTGTGCCGGGTGTGAACCCGAAAGCGCAGAAGAACCAACAGTTCACTACAGCGAACGACTAAATCGTGAGTCGTGCTGCTGTGCGTTGAGAGGTGAACCCCGGTGCAAATCGCGCCGATACCCAAGGGGGCAGACCCAGCTGGAACTTTTAAGAGAGGCCGGCCGCTTCCATGCTTTTGACTTGGCTGTCCGTGATCAACGGATCGATGATCTCATCAAACAGACCGCCGGTCATGATCTCGTTAAGACGGTACAACGTCAGGTTGATACGGTGATCCGAAATACGGTTCTGCGGGTAGTTATAGGTACGGATACGCCCGCTACGGTCACCTGTACCGACCTGTTCGTTACGGGCGGCACTGTCTTTTTTCTGTGCCTCCTGCAACTCAAGGTCATAAAGACGCGCTTTGAGTACCTTCATCGCTTTGTCTTTGTTTTTGTGCTGCGACTTCTGATCCTGGTTGGTGACAACCAACCCTGTCGGAAGGTGGGTAATGCGGACTGCGGAGTCCGTCGTATTGACCGACTGGCCGCCGTTGCCAGAAGCACGCATCACATCGATCTTCAGGTCACCCGGGTCGATATCGACTTCGACGTCTTCGACTTCCGGCATCACCGCGACCGTGATCGCAGAGGTGTGAACACGTCCCTGGGATTCCGTTGCCGGAACACGCTGGACACGATGGGTACCACCCTCATATTTCAGACGGCTGAAAACCTGGTCCCCTTTGATAAGGGCGATCAGCTCTTTATACCCGCCTGCATCGGATGGGCTCGTGCTCATCAGCTCTATCTTCCACCCTTTGACTTCCGCATAACGGGTATAGGCAGCAAAGAGGTCGCCGACAAAGAGTGCTGCTTCATCCCCGCCGGTACCGGCCCGGAGTTCCACGATGATATTTCGATCATCATTCGGATCCTTGGGAATAAGAAGCTTCTTGATCTCATCTTCGATAACAGCGACTTTCGGTTCAAGCTCTTTGAGCTCTTCTTTGGCAAGTTCGCCAAGTTCCGGATCATAGATCATCGACTTGTTATCGTCAATATCGGCAAGAAGGGTTTTGTACTCTTTGGTCTTTTCTACAAGCGGCAGCAAACCTGACTGCTCTTTTGATAGCGCCGTCATACGTTTGATATCGGAGGCTACATCGGGTGAGCTAAGCAGCTCACTCAACTCGTCGTAGCGTTCAAGAAATGGGGTTAGTTTATCTGCTAACATTCGGGGTAGTACTTACCCTTACAGTGCGTTAACAGCTTGGTGAAGGCGGCTTACTTTACGAGCAGCAGTCTCTTTTTTCAAAAGACCTTTGCTTACAAATTTATGGATCTGCTTGTTAGCAACTTTCAATGACTCAGCAGCTTCCTCTTTGTTACCTGCATCAATAGCAGTACGAACTGCCTTAACAATGTTTTTTAAACGTGTACGATAGAATCTGTTACGCTCAGTACGTTTTTCAGTCTGGCGGATTCTCTTCAATGCTGACTTATGGTTTGCCATTGCATTATCCTTGTCATAATATAATTTGAGGTAGAATGTTACCTTAAAGATAATTAAAATTAAGTTAAACATTATGTTGAAATGTAAATAAGGTGTACAGATGAAATTATTTGGAACAGATGGCGTACGTGGCGAGGCGGGAAGTTTTTTAACGGCTTCACTCGCCATGAAAGTTGCCATGGCGGCAGGTGTCTACTTTAAAGACAGTGCAAAGACGAACAAGATTCTCGTCGGGAAAGACACGCGACGCAGCGGCTATATGATTGAAAACGCGATCGTCAGCGGGCTGACTGCCGTGGGTTACGATGTCATACAGATCGGACCGATGCCCACGCCCGCTATCGCTTTTTTGACAGAGAACATGCGCTGTGATGCGGGTATCATGATCTCTGCAAGCCACAACCATTTCGGCGACAACGGTATCAAATTTTTTGATGCACGCGGCGACAAACTTTCCGAAGAGATCGAAGCAGAGATCGAAAAACTTGTTCAGGATGAGGAAAAACTGAACGATGCAGCGGCCACCAACAAGAACATCGGCAAGGCAAAACGTATCGACGATGTCATCGGGCGCTATATTGTCCAGCTCAAAAACTCTTTCTGCCAGGAGCATACGCTTCAGGGAATGCGCATCGTGTTGGATACGGCCAATGGTGCAGGGTACCGGGTCGGGCCGACCGTACTCGAAGAGCTCGGTGCCGAAGTCATTGTCCTGCATGATAAACCCGACGGCTTTAACATCAACGAAGATTGCGGCGCACTCTATCCCAAAGATGTCCAAAAAGCGGTCATCGAGTACCGTGCCGACATCGGATTTGCCCTCGACGGTGACGCTGACCGTATCGTTGTCATCGATGAGAAGGGCGAGGTCGTCGACGGCGATCAGCTGATCGGTGCGATAGGCCTTTACCTCCAGCAGATCGGCCGACTAAAAGGCGACGGTATCGTCACCACCGTCATGAGCAACCAGGGGCTTGAAGATTTTTTACATGAGCACGGCCTCAAGCTTTACCGCTCCAACGTCGGCGACAAACATGTTTTGGAGATCATGAACAAAGAGGGGATCAACTTCGGCGGCGAACAGAGCGGGCATGTCATTGTACAGGATTATGCAAAGACGGGCGACGGACTGCTCACGGCACTGCAGACGCTCGCACTGGTTCTCAGCAGCGACCAGCCGGTCAGCAAAGCCCTCCGTCCGTTCAGCCTCTATCCGCAAAAACTTGTCAATCTCCATGTGCATGAGAAAAAAAAGCTTGAAAGCATCGAGGGCTTATCTGAAAAATATGCGGCACTGGACAAAGCCCGCATCCGCCATCTTGTACGCTACTCGGGAACAGAGAACAAACTGCGTGTCCTGCTGGAAGGCAAAGATGCCAAGGCGATGGAAAAGGCCATGAATGATCTGATAGATTTTTTCAAGAAAGCGCTCAATGGTTAAGTCGCTTCTTGTTCTGATTCTTGCACTGGTCGGTATCTTTATTGCCGATCAGGCTATCAAAGAGTACATGATTCTTAAAGCCATAGATATCTACGCCTTGCCGCAAGAAGCCCTCTACCCACGTGCGCTGGACATCTATGAGACAACTTGTATCAATCTCCGTCTCGTCTTCAACCAGGGGGTCGCCTTTTCGATGCTCTCCTTTCTGGATGAGTATCTGAAATGGCTGCAGCTCCTGTTGATCTCCGGCGTCTTGGCTTATGTGATCAGCCTGAAAAAACTCTGTTATATGCTTCCGTCCGGGATCCTGATCGGTGCCGGGCTCTCAAACATTTATGACCGTTTTATTCATGGCGGCGTCGTCGATTATATCTTTTGGCACTGCGGATTTGATTTTGCGATCTTCAACTTTGCCGATGTGATGATCGATTTTGCGGTTGCCTGGCTGCTGTTTTTAAACCTCAAACCCAGGTTTTGCAAGGCCGACAAAGAAAAATAACATTTTTTCGAGAATTTGCTGCACTTCTAAAATCAGTTTAAGCAAGTGTAGTGTAATATTCTCATCTCTTTTCAACGGTCCGTTAGCTCAGTTGGTAGAGCGCTACCTCGACAAGGTAGATGTCACAAGTTCAAGTCTTGTACGGACCACCATCAAAAACCCCCTAAAACAAAACGTTTCAACACTTTTTTAAAATAAACTGTTTCTATATATTTTCGTACAAGTCATCCGAAGCGATGTATGCCCTAAACAGCAGATATCATTTATAAAAAACAAACACCTTTTTTTCAACTCTTCTGCGAAGTTCAGCTATATTAGTTGTGCTTTTTTTCTGTCACTGTTGTTTCATGTAAACTGCAATAGCGATTAATACGACATAGATCAACGCCATAAAGTTGATCTTTCTTCTGTAGTAATTTATCAATGCTTTCATGTTGTCTCCTTCTTTACAATTTGAATTTGATACTTTCGCAGGGAGTATGCTCGGCGGAACAAGCGGTCGTGATTTTCTGATCCAACGGCCTTTCTATCAGTGCCTCGATCTTTTTCTGTTCAAATCCGCACAGTTTTTTACCGCCGACAACCATCAGAGGTCTTTTAATAAGAATGGGATCTCGCATAAGCGTCTGCAGTGCGGCAGCCGGGCTCATCAGAGCCGGTTCGATCACGCCGTTCTTGATATCGGGGGCGCTTTGATTAAACCACTGGGTATGCGGCTTCTCCTGCAAAAAAGCATGGAGCTCATTCATCGTCAGACCGTGCTCAAGCAGGTTGCGTTCTATCACCATACAGCCGGCGTCGCGCAGACTTTTTTTCTGTTTTGCATTGGTCGCGCAGCCCGGTTTTTCGTAGAAGATGACGATCTTCATCCCAGCTCCACCATATCGATCGCCTTGTCTGTCAGGCAGTAGGTCTGAATACCGTCATCATGGAGGTTCATACACTCGCTGATGCACCCCGCATCGGAAAGGGTCTCTATCGTTGCGTCTATCACCGAAATTTCAAGCCCGAGGTATTCGGCAAGATCATAGGCATCATAGACATTGTAGTTGTCTTCGTCGCAAAGGTTGTAGATACCTTTCATAACGCTTTTTATAATAGCCGGCGTGACACTCATGTTGTCTCCTTGAGTTCATTAATCTGTTTCTGCCAGACGATCTTCTGCAGCGGATGCAAACTCGTGCGTTCCATCCATTTTTCAAACGCCTTGACAAAATGTGCTTTTACATATAAATGCAAGTTCTGTGCCTGATCGGTCAGCTGTTGCAGATAGGCCTTGGCCTCATCGACACTGAGGTTCTTGACAGGCTGCAGACGGCGTGCAAGCCCTTCGAGCAGTTTGGCATCGGCCCCTTCGCCGACAATCGCCAAAAACTTCGACGCCGCGACGGGATCGGCAAAGGTCTCGTTCCAGATACGCCCGTTGATCATCTGATCGCAGGCAAGGTCCAAAAAGACGGGATAAAGCTCCAGTACCGCCACAAGCTCTTTAAAATCGTCATCGACCATGGCACGGAACAGCATGCGGCTACGGTTACGTATCTTGACGCGCAGCCTGTCGTTGTTGACCACCTCTTCATTGACCAGGGTAAAACGCTCCAGCGCACCCAGACGGGAATGGTTAAAGGCCATGATGGCAACCATGACATTTTTGTCGCATACCTGGTCGGGATGTGAACCCGATGGGCGGTAAAATGCCCACTCCAGACGGGCTTCGTCGTCCTCATGATGCATGTAGAGTGCATCGCCTTTTGCTTCGAAATTGCCCTCTTCTTTCTCCTGCAGCGCTTCGATCTCCTCTTTATAGGTCAAAGTAAAAGACGTTTCCATAGCTTTCCAACCTTTTCATGTTTTTCTTTTCGCTGATCAGAAAGAGGGTCTCCATCGCACACGGGCCATCGATCTTGAAAAAACCGTCGCTCAGCACCATCAAGGTACTCTCCTGCGTGTTCTTCTCTCTCAGGTAGGCATCGACCGCCGCAAACTCCGTGCCGCCGTTACCTTTCGCGAATGCGATCTTCGGCGGCTTGGCGGCCTGGGCATCGTAACGCACGACGGCACTCTCATCCACCCTGTCGTCAAAAGGGACGACACAGACACTGAAATCACCGCTCATGCGCAGTACGCCGTCTATGATGCCCAGGAACTTGGAGAAGACATCGGGGCTGATACTCATGGAACGGTCCAGTGCGATGTAGAGATCGAGACGGTTCCGCTCGCGTTTATACCCGGGCAGGTAGAGCCCCTGGTGTATGAAGCGGCGGTTGGGGTTAGAAAAGTCGCTTACCTTGTCAAAAAAGCTCTCGGAGAGGTAGGTGTGGAGCAGGGTCTCAAGATCGATCTTAGGACGGGTCACCTCGCGGATCACCTCCAGAAAAGAGGCAGGAACATTGCCCTGTTTTTGTGCCGCGCCCAGGGCCTGGACGATCAGCGTATCGAGCTCTTCCTGTGCCGCTTCGGTATCCCCCTCGTTTTCGATGATGTCCTGTTTCTGCTCTTTCGGGTTCTCCTCGTCAGGGGTCCCCTCGCCCTCCTTATTCTCCTGGTAGAGCGTATTGTAGACCTCTTCAACACTTTTGTCCCGGAACTTCTCGAGCA
Encoded proteins:
- the prfA gene encoding peptide chain release factor 1, with translation MLADKLTPFLERYDELSELLSSPDVASDIKRMTALSKEQSGLLPLVEKTKEYKTLLADIDDNKSMIYDPELGELAKEELKELEPKVAVIEDEIKKLLIPKDPNDDRNIIVELRAGTGGDEAALFVGDLFAAYTRYAEVKGWKIELMSTSPSDAGGYKELIALIKGDQVFSRLKYEGGTHRVQRVPATESQGRVHTSAITVAVMPEVEDVEVDIDPGDLKIDVMRASGNGGQSVNTTDSAVRITHLPTGLVVTNQDQKSQHKNKDKAMKVLKARLYDLELQEAQKKDSAARNEQVGTGDRSGRIRTYNYPQNRISDHRINLTLYRLNEIMTGGLFDEIIDPLITDSQVKSMEAAGLS
- the rpsT gene encoding 30S ribosomal protein S20: MANHKSALKRIRQTEKRTERNRFYRTRLKNIVKAVRTAIDAGNKEEAAESLKVANKQIHKFVSKGLLKKETAARKVSRLHQAVNAL
- the glmM gene encoding phosphoglucosamine mutase, coding for MKLFGTDGVRGEAGSFLTASLAMKVAMAAGVYFKDSAKTNKILVGKDTRRSGYMIENAIVSGLTAVGYDVIQIGPMPTPAIAFLTENMRCDAGIMISASHNHFGDNGIKFFDARGDKLSEEIEAEIEKLVQDEEKLNDAAATNKNIGKAKRIDDVIGRYIVQLKNSFCQEHTLQGMRIVLDTANGAGYRVGPTVLEELGAEVIVLHDKPDGFNINEDCGALYPKDVQKAVIEYRADIGFALDGDADRIVVIDEKGEVVDGDQLIGAIGLYLQQIGRLKGDGIVTTVMSNQGLEDFLHEHGLKLYRSNVGDKHVLEIMNKEGINFGGEQSGHVIVQDYAKTGDGLLTALQTLALVLSSDQPVSKALRPFSLYPQKLVNLHVHEKKKLESIEGLSEKYAALDKARIRHLVRYSGTENKLRVLLEGKDAKAMEKAMNDLIDFFKKALNG
- the lspA gene encoding signal peptidase II, with the translated sequence MVKSLLVLILALVGIFIADQAIKEYMILKAIDIYALPQEALYPRALDIYETTCINLRLVFNQGVAFSMLSFLDEYLKWLQLLLISGVLAYVISLKKLCYMLPSGILIGAGLSNIYDRFIHGGVVDYIFWHCGFDFAIFNFADVMIDFAVAWLLFLNLKPRFCKADKEK
- a CDS encoding ArsC/Spx/MgsR family protein; protein product: MKIVIFYEKPGCATNAKQKKSLRDAGCMVIERNLLEHGLTMNELHAFLQEKPHTQWFNQSAPDIKNGVIEPALMSPAAALQTLMRDPILIKRPLMVVGGKKLCGFEQKKIEALIERPLDQKITTACSAEHTPCESIKFKL
- a CDS encoding MarR family winged helix-turn-helix transcriptional regulator, translating into MSVTPAIIKSVMKGIYNLCDEDNYNVYDAYDLAEYLGLEISVIDATIETLSDAGCISECMNLHDDGIQTYCLTDKAIDMVELG
- a CDS encoding VWA-like domain-containing protein, giving the protein MATTLSNRLEKVRVQFLFDHPFLSVLALSLPMHFQANPHEAFETDGTAIYVDETMAATLNEAHLKYSYAHILLHILLKHPFRMAGRDRKVWNRSSDIVINLLLSDFERVGERPEEEVMLEKFRDKSVEEVYNTLYQENKEGEGTPDEENPKEQKQDIIENEGDTEAAQEELDTLIVQALGAAQKQGNVPASFLEVIREVTRPKIDLETLLHTYLSESFFDKVSDFSNPNRRFIHQGLYLPGYKRERNRLDLYIALDRSMSISPDVFSKFLGIIDGVLRMSGDFSVCVVPFDDRVDESAVVRYDAQAAKPPKIAFAKGNGGTEFAAVDAYLREKNTQESTLMVLSDGFFKIDGPCAMETLFLISEKKNMKRLESYGNVFYFDL